In a single window of the candidate division TA06 bacterium genome:
- a CDS encoding NHL repeat-containing protein has translation MYKLFKYFLALLLIMPAWARADFGDNPGEYSFPAGVALDGQGHIYVTELGNDRIQKFSPELEPLQSWGRFGQDSADFDDPVSLTVAPDGDLYTVDSGNRRILVLNQEGGLLDQLPLPDSSRCYGIVIAANGNIYLSDQSQDIIYILSPEGLLLETLGQPGSQPGQLRKPRGLVIDGEGRLYVVDTGNNRICVFSPQGKYLNSWGSYGENEGEFDSPSGIALSSNGQIFITDSGNDRFQEFSLDGVFQSTGGSSGSGEGQFYNPQGITLDESGNLYIVDCDNHRIQFFPAQ, from the coding sequence ATGTACAAATTATTCAAATATTTTTTAGCCCTGCTGCTGATAATGCCGGCCTGGGCCCGGGCCGACTTTGGGGACAACCCCGGCGAGTATTCCTTCCCCGCCGGAGTGGCCCTGGACGGCCAAGGGCACATTTATGTGACGGAGTTGGGAAACGACCGGATCCAAAAATTCAGCCCCGAGCTTGAGCCTCTGCAAAGCTGGGGCCGGTTTGGGCAGGACTCGGCTGATTTTGACGACCCGGTTTCGTTGACCGTTGCTCCGGACGGCGACCTCTACACGGTGGACAGCGGCAACCGCCGGATACTGGTGTTGAACCAGGAGGGCGGCCTTTTAGATCAGCTGCCCCTGCCCGACTCCTCCCGCTGCTACGGGATCGTCATCGCCGCCAACGGCAACATTTATCTCAGCGACCAATCACAAGATATTATTTACATTTTGAGCCCCGAAGGGCTGCTGTTGGAAACGTTGGGACAGCCAGGCAGCCAGCCCGGGCAGCTGCGCAAACCCCGGGGCTTGGTCATTGACGGCGAAGGCCGTCTTTATGTGGTTGACACCGGGAATAACCGGATCTGCGTCTTTTCGCCCCAAGGCAAATATCTTAACAGTTGGGGATCCTATGGCGAAAATGAAGGGGAGTTCGATTCGCCCTCCGGCATCGCCCTGAGTTCCAACGGGCAGATTTTTATCACCGATTCGGGCAACGACCGTTTTCAGGAATTTTCGCTGGATGGCGTTTTTCAAAGCACCGGCGGAAGCAGCGGCAGCGGTGAAGGCCAGTTTTATAACCCTCAAGGAATTACTTTGGATGAAAGCGGAAACCTGTACATCGTGGACTGCGACAACCACCGGATTCAGTTTTTCCCCGCCCAGTAG
- a CDS encoding T9SS type A sorting domain-containing protein, protein MPIYNIAGQLVKTVDQGNKAAGYHQVQWNCRDEKGDKVSAGVYIYRLEAGEYAATQKLVVIR, encoded by the coding sequence ATGCCCATTTACAACATCGCCGGGCAGTTGGTCAAAACCGTTGACCAAGGCAACAAAGCCGCAGGGTATCATCAAGTTCAATGGAACTGCCGGGATGAAAAAGGCGACAAAGTAAGCGCCGGGGTATACATTTACCGCCTTGAAGCCGGCGAGTACGCGGCTACCCAAAAGCTGGTAGTCATTCGGTAG